The Desulfobacterales bacterium DNA window GTTACCACGATTGTTCGCTTCATTTTTCCGCTTACAGCCTCGGATTGCGGCGATTGATCGGTGTTAGGCAAAGAGGAATGCAGTGCAACAAAGATATTGGACTTTTTGCGAAGCCATCATTCCTTTGTTTCAGTAACGGTCCGACCTTTGTATGTTCCGCATTCGGGGCACGCCCGGTGCGGCATTTTGACCTCTCCGCATTGCGGGCATTTTGACACATTCGGCGCCTCGGTTTTCTGATGGGTGCGCCGTTTATCTCGTTTGGATTTTGATACCTTGTGTTTGGGTACTGCCATGGTCTACTCCTAACTATTTAAAATTTTTATATATTAATTTATTCGGGCAAATGAAAAAACAGGGCCGTCCCTGCGCCCGATGCCCGGAAAGTCCTTTAAAAAGCAGAATTTAAGATTTAAACTAGTATGTTAAATCGTTCCGCGTGTCAAGGCAATTTACTTTTATGCCATTTATAATGCTTGAGTTCAATAGGTGTTTGTGGTAAAAAAATTAATTTTATTTTTCTCTCCCTAAAGAAGGATATATATGAATATGGATAACCCAATCGTCACCCGATTTCCGCCGAGCCCGAGCGGGTATCTGCATCTGGGCGGCGCGCGAACGGCCATTTTTAATTGGCTGTATGCCCGGCATACCAGGGGGCGGTTCGTGCTTCGGGTTGAAGATACGGATATGGCCCGGTCAACGAAAGAGTCGGTGGACGCCATTTTGGACGCCCTTGAATGGCTGGGCATCGGCTGGGATGAAGGCCCGTATTTTCAATCCCAGCGCTTTGACGTGTATAAGGATTATATCAACCGGCTGCTGGCCTCCGGCAATGCCTATTACTGCACCTGTTCGGCGGAACGGCTCGAGCAGATGCGGCAGGAAGCCATGCAGAGCGGGGGCAAACCCAAGTATGACGGCACCTGCCGGGACAAGGGCCTGGAATATCAAGAGGGCGCCGTGGTCCGGTTTAAGGCCCCGCTTGCCGGCACCACCGTGGTCCCGGACCGGATCCGCGGCAATGTGGCGTTTAACAATACCGAACTCGATGATTTCATCATCCAGCGAAGCGACGGCACCCCCACCTATAACC harbors:
- the rpmF gene encoding 50S ribosomal protein L32 — translated: MAVPKHKVSKSKRDKRRTHQKTEAPNVSKCPQCGEVKMPHRACPECGTYKGRTVTETKE